A region of Rhodoferax potami DNA encodes the following proteins:
- a CDS encoding sulfite exporter TauE/SafE family protein, with translation MHDLAFVLAGFFVGTIVGLTGVGGGSLMTPILIFFFGVKPYMAVGTDLLFAAFTKMGGTVKLARSGHIDWPVVLNLSAGSIPAALATLYVLHQLGATSGEVQKIMTSTLGVALLLTAAATLFKAVRGKSGPKSIAAGHEAAAARPRHWSLPLLFGALIGTLVTLTSVGAGAIGVTVLMLLYPLLPLPRIVAADIAYAVPLTLVAGMGHASLGSVDWPLLAKLLAGSLPGIWVGSHLMFKTPERVIRSLLSLLLAYAGLKLIAL, from the coding sequence ATGCATGATTTGGCGTTTGTACTGGCGGGCTTTTTTGTGGGCACGATCGTGGGCCTGACGGGTGTGGGCGGCGGCTCGTTGATGACGCCCATCCTGATTTTCTTCTTTGGGGTCAAGCCTTACATGGCGGTCGGTACCGACCTGCTGTTTGCCGCTTTCACCAAAATGGGCGGCACCGTCAAACTGGCACGCTCCGGCCATATCGACTGGCCGGTAGTTCTCAATTTGTCGGCCGGCAGCATCCCTGCGGCACTGGCAACGCTTTACGTGCTGCACCAACTGGGCGCCACCAGCGGAGAAGTACAAAAGATCATGACCAGCACCTTGGGCGTGGCCCTGTTGCTGACTGCCGCAGCCACCCTCTTTAAGGCCGTGCGCGGCAAGTCAGGCCCCAAGTCCATTGCAGCTGGCCATGAAGCGGCTGCTGCTCGCCCGCGCCATTGGAGTCTGCCGCTGTTGTTCGGCGCCCTCATTGGCACGCTGGTTACACTCACCTCCGTCGGCGCGGGAGCCATCGGCGTCACGGTGTTGATGCTGTTGTACCCCTTGTTGCCCCTGCCCCGCATTGTGGCGGCGGACATTGCCTATGCAGTGCCTCTGACCTTGGTGGCCGGCATGGGCCACGCGTCCCTCGGCTCAGTGGATTGGCCTCTGTTGGCCAAGTTGCTGGCAGGCTCGCTCCCAGGTATCTGGGTGGGCTCGCACCTGATGTTCAAAACCCCGGAGCGGGTGATCCGCTCTCTGTTGTCCCTGCTGCTGGCTTATGCCGGTTTGAAACTCATCGCTCTCTGA
- a CDS encoding SDR family oxidoreductase, with protein sequence MKKFAVIGASSGTGLEIVRLLASSGQHVRAISRRPLPATELIEPYSADVTEPNAIARALDGDFDAVFFTADIHKRFASRQEVRSLMFDGFMNSIHAAKKHTKHPKIVLLSVIGPDKPSWVWHLLNLAKRGMQKNVVDREAALAQSGLPYVIVRAARLVNADDTTGQARAIAVTPATHRLDMKRTIARRELAKTLMAAAKSAPHGSIWDVFEDDDGSIPVWLRASSQ encoded by the coding sequence ATGAAGAAATTTGCAGTGATTGGCGCCAGCAGTGGGACTGGGCTGGAGATTGTCCGCCTTCTTGCTAGCAGTGGGCAGCACGTTCGAGCAATCTCTCGGCGGCCGCTACCCGCAACAGAATTGATCGAGCCGTACAGCGCCGATGTGACCGAACCAAATGCCATAGCACGAGCGTTGGATGGAGACTTCGATGCTGTCTTCTTTACGGCGGACATTCACAAACGGTTTGCATCCCGGCAGGAAGTTCGATCCTTGATGTTCGACGGATTCATGAATTCAATCCATGCAGCCAAAAAACACACCAAACATCCCAAGATCGTGCTGCTGTCCGTCATTGGACCGGACAAGCCTTCATGGGTCTGGCATTTGCTCAACCTTGCCAAGCGAGGAATGCAGAAAAACGTGGTGGATCGCGAAGCCGCGCTGGCTCAAAGTGGACTGCCTTACGTCATCGTGAGAGCGGCAAGGCTGGTCAACGCGGATGACACCACGGGTCAGGCACGAGCAATCGCAGTCACCCCGGCGACGCACCGTCTAGACATGAAGCGAACCATTGCCCGGCGCGAACTCGCGAAGACGTTGATGGCCGCTGCGAAATCGGCCCCGCACGGCAGCATCTGGGACGTGTTTGAGGACGATGACGGCTCAATTCCCGTGTGGTTGCGTGCTTCTAGCCAGTGA
- a CDS encoding nucleoside hydrolase, protein MSNATTASTARKVIYDTDPGVDDAMALYYALAHPGIDVVGITTTFGNVTVEQAATNGLYLTEIAGRKIPVTLGVKTPWLKAPGTPPDFIHGGDGLGNLPSRVATTSVLDPRPSAQFIVDMARAHPGEITLVAVGPLGNLATALKLEPNLPKLLKEVFIMGGTVVEPGNVSPVAEANIWNDPHSADFVFTAGWKLTMVGLDVTHQLIVPLALFKKVADHHKHIATDTLHHAVSFYADFYSGIYPHVAKIHGCFGHDVLAFVALTNPELFEIQTGRIRVATEGPANGQTMMRRKDIFYPQPGWGDDVPDTHACLQLKADEALQLIETTLMSSWL, encoded by the coding sequence ATGAGCAACGCCACCACTGCCAGCACCGCCCGCAAAGTGATTTACGACACGGACCCCGGTGTCGATGACGCCATGGCGCTGTACTACGCGCTGGCCCACCCCGGCATTGATGTGGTGGGCATCACCACCACCTTCGGCAATGTGACCGTGGAGCAGGCAGCCACCAACGGCCTGTACCTGACAGAAATTGCAGGCCGCAAGATCCCCGTCACCCTCGGCGTAAAAACACCTTGGCTCAAAGCGCCTGGCACACCGCCTGACTTCATCCACGGTGGCGACGGCTTGGGCAACCTGCCCTCCCGCGTGGCGACCACCAGTGTGCTGGACCCCCGCCCATCAGCGCAGTTCATTGTGGACATGGCTCGCGCCCACCCCGGCGAAATCACCCTGGTCGCTGTCGGCCCCTTGGGCAACCTCGCCACCGCGCTGAAACTCGAGCCCAACCTGCCCAAGCTGCTGAAAGAAGTCTTCATCATGGGCGGCACCGTGGTGGAACCCGGCAACGTGTCCCCTGTGGCCGAAGCCAACATCTGGAACGACCCGCACTCTGCAGACTTTGTGTTCACAGCCGGCTGGAAGCTCACCATGGTGGGCCTCGATGTCACCCACCAGCTGATCGTGCCCTTGGCCCTGTTCAAAAAAGTGGCAGACCACCACAAGCACATTGCTACCGACACCCTGCACCACGCCGTGAGCTTCTACGCGGACTTCTACAGCGGCATCTACCCGCATGTGGCCAAAATTCACGGCTGCTTCGGTCACGATGTGCTGGCCTTTGTGGCGCTCACCAACCCTGAGCTGTTTGAAATCCAGACCGGCCGTATCCGCGTGGCGACTGAAGGCCCCGCCAATGGCCAGACCATGATGCGCCGCAAGGACATCTTCTATCCGCAGCCCGGTTGGGGCGACGACGTGCCCGACACCCACGCCTGCCTGCAGCTCAAGGCCGACGAAGCGTTGCAGCTCATCGAAACCACCCTCATGTCCTCCTGGCTCTAA
- a CDS encoding GNAT family N-acetyltransferase, translating to MNIRIATEKDYAQWLPLWQGYQTFYKTSLTEAVTQTTWARFLDPAEPMHCAVAEQDGVLVGMVHYIFHRSCWTAGDYVYLQDLFASPELRGKGVGRALIDYVYAAARVKGASRVHWLTHETNTDAMHLYDKIADKSGFVQYRKLV from the coding sequence ATGAACATCCGTATTGCAACAGAAAAAGACTATGCGCAGTGGCTACCCTTGTGGCAGGGTTACCAAACCTTTTACAAGACGAGCCTCACTGAGGCTGTGACTCAGACAACTTGGGCCCGTTTCCTCGATCCCGCAGAGCCCATGCACTGCGCCGTGGCCGAGCAAGACGGTGTGCTGGTCGGCATGGTCCATTACATCTTTCACCGTAGTTGCTGGACAGCGGGAGATTACGTATACCTACAAGACCTGTTTGCTTCGCCAGAACTGCGTGGTAAGGGCGTGGGACGGGCTCTGATTGATTATGTTTATGCCGCAGCCAGGGTGAAAGGAGCGAGTCGCGTGCATTGGCTTACGCACGAGACCAACACCGATGCCATGCACCTCTACGACAAGATCGCCGACAAGAGCGGCTTTGTCCAATACCGAAAGCTAGTATGA
- a CDS encoding ribokinase gives MILVAGSANLDFVVRAPHIPAPGETVLGRDFKTFPGGKGANQAVASARAGGSPTHMLLGLGNDAFASPLESSLQSAGVTMHIVRTPDHPTGTAFICVSDDAENAITVAPGANAELRPEHLPSLAGFTHLLLQLETPLDTVTAYAQAARAKGVQVVLNAAPARPLPAELLALVDVLVVNEGELAVVSGHQGSIAACLERLAVPTVVVTLGHHGSCARHLGGFVLQSAFPITPVDTTGAGDTFCGSLVAALSQGKDLPTALRFASASSALACTRWGAQSSIPDTAEVQALLDASPISDPASESALRSFCGLN, from the coding sequence ATGATACTTGTGGCTGGCTCTGCCAATTTGGACTTTGTAGTCCGCGCCCCTCACATTCCTGCCCCGGGGGAGACGGTGCTCGGCCGCGACTTCAAGACCTTTCCCGGCGGCAAGGGAGCCAATCAGGCCGTTGCATCCGCCAGAGCGGGCGGATCGCCCACCCACATGCTGCTGGGTTTGGGGAACGATGCCTTTGCATCGCCTTTAGAGAGTTCGCTCCAATCAGCAGGGGTCACGATGCACATCGTGCGCACCCCTGACCACCCGACCGGAACCGCCTTTATTTGCGTGTCCGATGATGCTGAAAACGCCATCACGGTCGCACCCGGCGCCAATGCCGAGTTGCGCCCTGAGCACTTGCCGTCTCTGGCCGGGTTCACTCACCTGCTTCTGCAACTCGAAACGCCCTTGGACACCGTGACTGCCTATGCACAGGCGGCGCGAGCCAAAGGTGTGCAAGTCGTGCTGAACGCGGCGCCTGCCCGGCCATTGCCTGCCGAATTGTTGGCCCTGGTTGACGTACTGGTTGTCAACGAAGGGGAGCTTGCCGTGGTATCCGGCCACCAGGGCAGCATTGCGGCCTGCCTGGAGCGCTTGGCGGTGCCCACCGTGGTCGTCACCCTCGGCCACCACGGCAGCTGCGCCCGCCACCTAGGGGGTTTTGTGCTGCAAAGTGCATTCCCCATCACTCCGGTCGACACCACTGGCGCAGGCGACACCTTCTGCGGCAGCCTGGTGGCCGCACTCAGCCAAGGGAAGGACTTGCCCACGGCCCTGCGGTTTGCCAGCGCGTCCAGCGCTTTGGCCTGCACACGCTGGGGGGCCCAGTCCAGCATTCCGGATACTGCAGAGGTGCAAGCCCTGCTCGACGCCTCGCCCATCTCCGATCCGGCCAGTGAAAGTGCCTTGCGCAGCTTTTGCGGCCTGAACTAA
- a CDS encoding 2OG-Fe(II) oxygenase family protein: MHLPVVDFTSPTAPQEFCKSLHETGFGVLKNHPLSQDLVESIYAEWLGFFKTEAKAKYPNDPVKHDGYFSPSVSETAKNFTKKDLKEFFHIYPWGRYPAEVSDAAQRYYKEGATLAATLLNWVEANSPADVKARYSVPLPAMIEGSDHTLLRVLHYPPLRGDEEPGAVRAAAHGDINLLTILPAATEPGLQVLGKDEAWHDVPCDFGLLIVNIGDMLAEASGGYYPSTVHRVLNPTGEGATKSRISLPLFLHPRREVVLSERYTVETYFNERMEELRGKKA; the protein is encoded by the coding sequence ATGCACTTACCCGTCGTTGACTTCACCAGCCCGACAGCTCCACAAGAGTTTTGCAAAAGCCTGCACGAAACCGGCTTTGGCGTCCTGAAGAACCACCCCTTGAGCCAGGATCTGGTCGAGAGTATTTACGCCGAATGGCTCGGATTTTTCAAAACCGAGGCGAAAGCCAAATACCCCAACGACCCGGTCAAGCACGACGGCTATTTCTCGCCCAGCGTGTCAGAAACAGCCAAGAACTTCACCAAGAAGGATTTGAAAGAGTTCTTTCATATCTATCCGTGGGGCCGCTACCCGGCCGAGGTGAGCGACGCTGCCCAGCGCTACTACAAAGAAGGCGCCACCTTGGCCGCCACGCTGCTGAACTGGGTGGAAGCGAACTCACCAGCGGATGTGAAGGCGCGGTATTCGGTGCCCCTGCCGGCCATGATTGAGGGTAGCGACCACACCCTCTTGCGCGTTTTGCACTACCCGCCGCTGCGGGGCGATGAAGAACCCGGCGCGGTGCGTGCCGCAGCCCATGGTGACATCAACCTTTTGACCATCCTGCCGGCCGCTACCGAGCCCGGCCTCCAAGTGTTGGGTAAGGATGAAGCTTGGCACGATGTGCCCTGCGACTTCGGTCTGCTGATCGTCAACATCGGCGACATGCTGGCCGAAGCCTCCGGCGGCTACTACCCCAGCACCGTGCATCGGGTGCTGAACCCCACCGGCGAAGGTGCGACCAAGTCGCGTATCTCGCTGCCGCTGTTTTTGCACCCTCGCCGCGAAGTGGTGCTCTCCGAACGCTACACGGTGGAAACGTACTTCAACGAACGTATGGAAGAGTTGCGCGGCAAGAAAGCCTGA
- a CDS encoding TetR/AcrR family transcriptional regulator, whose translation MPKTQHRAATALAPRKKPLQARSAATVQAILEAAAHILETDGLTACSTNAVALKAGVSIGSLYQYFPSRDAITKALILAQTTALLEEVEAIDTRRGGRAALQQLVRVAIAQQLDRPSLARILDVEEQRLPIEPDLQSYAARLHAAMRGILAQPDMPPDAQQPEVAADVLAIIRGLVDAAGGRGESKSESLARRVLRAVFGYLDAGGG comes from the coding sequence ATGCCAAAGACCCAGCACCGGGCCGCAACTGCCTTGGCCCCTCGGAAAAAGCCATTGCAGGCGCGATCTGCGGCGACCGTGCAAGCCATCTTGGAGGCCGCCGCTCACATTCTGGAAACAGATGGCTTGACGGCTTGCTCTACTAACGCAGTGGCATTGAAGGCTGGCGTCAGCATCGGCTCTCTGTACCAATACTTCCCCTCCCGCGATGCCATCACCAAGGCGCTGATCCTGGCACAAACCACGGCGTTGCTCGAAGAGGTGGAAGCCATTGACACCCGCCGGGGTGGCCGAGCCGCATTGCAGCAGTTAGTGCGGGTTGCCATCGCACAGCAGCTCGATCGGCCGTCCCTAGCCAGAATTCTGGATGTTGAAGAGCAACGCCTCCCCATCGAACCAGACTTGCAAAGCTACGCTGCCAGGTTGCACGCTGCGATGCGCGGGATCCTGGCGCAACCAGACATGCCACCCGACGCACAGCAGCCCGAAGTCGCTGCCGACGTACTAGCCATCATCCGGGGCCTGGTGGATGCGGCTGGTGGACGTGGCGAGAGCAAATCTGAGTCATTGGCACGGCGAGTGCTGCGCGCAGTTTTTGGCTATCTGGATGCCGGTGGTGGGTGA
- a CDS encoding cupin domain-containing protein has protein sequence MNTPPIPTRVTTAQGDALPVPDGRLSKQVLNTSGLEARWYRPPNPDPQSPHDRDEVYVVVTGQGEFVRGTVRVGFSTGDLLFAAKGESHCFVNHTSDTAVWAVFGPGA, from the coding sequence ATGAACACTCCGCCTATTCCCACTCGCGTGACCACTGCTCAGGGCGACGCGCTTCCGGTGCCAGATGGCCGATTGAGCAAACAGGTGCTGAACACCTCTGGTCTTGAAGCGCGTTGGTACCGTCCACCGAATCCGGATCCACAATCCCCGCATGATCGCGACGAGGTCTATGTTGTCGTGACCGGACAAGGTGAGTTCGTGCGCGGGACGGTGCGTGTTGGGTTTTCGACTGGTGATCTGCTATTTGCCGCCAAGGGTGAGTCACACTGCTTCGTGAACCACACGTCAGATACCGCTGTCTGGGCAGTCTTCGGACCAGGCGCATAA
- a CDS encoding PfkB family carbohydrate kinase has product MTPDPSAAFLSITVVGGSNMDVSAKAHSAVTAGDSTPGSIQYSPGGVGRNLAENLARLGACVQLLSVVGDDVFGRQVVTSTAATGVGVDAVLTITGQRTATYLSLHQPDGEVAMAVNDMDILESLTPEVCAASPALSDANALLLVDCNLAQPTLAYLLGLKRKVVVDGVSVAKCRRLVGLLAGVYLLKLNHLEASALSGLPVDTPEQCLAVVQHFLDGGVERVIVSHGASGLAWGQLGSEPFFRQSRKVQVVSSTGAGDALLAGAVAALLAGKVLKDAVEYGVACAEITLSSTFANSPDLNDASVRHHMSKNA; this is encoded by the coding sequence ATGACCCCTGATCCGTCCGCTGCTTTTCTCTCGATCACCGTGGTAGGTGGCTCCAATATGGACGTGAGCGCCAAAGCGCATAGCGCAGTGACCGCCGGGGATTCCACGCCCGGGAGCATCCAATATTCACCCGGCGGAGTCGGCCGCAACTTGGCGGAGAACCTGGCTCGGCTCGGTGCGTGTGTGCAGTTGTTGTCCGTGGTGGGCGATGATGTATTCGGTCGCCAAGTAGTGACCAGCACCGCCGCAACCGGTGTGGGCGTTGACGCTGTGTTGACGATTACCGGTCAACGCACGGCGACCTATTTGTCCTTACATCAGCCCGATGGCGAGGTGGCGATGGCGGTGAATGACATGGACATTCTGGAGTCGCTCACGCCTGAGGTGTGTGCGGCTTCTCCCGCCTTGTCAGATGCCAATGCTTTGCTCCTGGTGGACTGCAATCTGGCGCAGCCAACGCTGGCCTACCTGCTGGGTCTGAAGCGCAAGGTAGTGGTCGATGGCGTGTCGGTGGCCAAGTGCCGGCGACTGGTGGGGCTCTTGGCGGGTGTGTATCTGCTCAAGCTCAACCACCTCGAGGCCAGTGCGCTCAGCGGTTTGCCGGTGGATACACCGGAGCAATGTCTGGCCGTGGTGCAGCACTTCCTGGATGGCGGCGTTGAGCGGGTGATCGTGAGTCACGGTGCATCCGGCCTTGCGTGGGGGCAACTGGGGTCAGAGCCCTTTTTCAGGCAGTCCCGCAAGGTGCAGGTGGTGAGCAGTACAGGGGCGGGCGATGCTTTGTTGGCAGGGGCAGTGGCTGCCCTGCTGGCGGGTAAAGTGCTGAAAGATGCGGTGGAGTACGGCGTTGCCTGCGCTGAGATCACGCTTTCAAGTACATTCGCCAACTCGCCGGATTTGAACGATGCCTCCGTCCGGCACCATATGAGCAAGAACGCATGA
- a CDS encoding inositol monophosphatase family protein, translated as MNKPLSHSEDTLLLAQTAQAVHQTGQVLLQRFDTSARPADLPSLLAMIDANDEAATGHLRQLLQAIRPKANWLEDEKATGPLPVGEWWVVDPVEGNVNHIHGMGDWSVTATLVRDNEVVLTVVDEPLTFRVYTALRGHGAFLNGQPLQTSCKQDLRAALVSTGQATPDEDTSTRARLARSMAAMLEQALLVKTAVPATMQLVHVATGRLDAFWQSSNVLSGLVAGALLVREAGGVVTDWHGAPWTLASSDFVAAAPGLHTAAVKVLQQVA; from the coding sequence ATGAACAAGCCTCTCTCCCATTCTGAAGACACTCTACTGCTGGCGCAGACGGCGCAAGCCGTCCACCAGACGGGGCAGGTCCTTCTCCAGCGTTTTGACACCAGTGCTCGCCCAGCAGACTTGCCCAGTCTGCTTGCGATGATCGATGCCAATGACGAGGCGGCCACAGGCCATTTGCGTCAATTGCTGCAGGCGATCCGCCCCAAGGCCAACTGGCTGGAGGATGAGAAAGCCACAGGACCTCTGCCGGTTGGCGAATGGTGGGTAGTGGACCCGGTGGAGGGCAACGTCAATCACATCCATGGCATGGGCGACTGGAGTGTGACCGCCACTTTGGTGCGTGATAACGAAGTCGTACTAACGGTGGTGGACGAGCCATTGACCTTCAGGGTCTACACCGCGCTGCGCGGTCATGGAGCCTTTCTGAATGGCCAGCCACTGCAAACATCCTGCAAACAAGATTTACGAGCGGCGCTCGTTAGCACAGGTCAAGCCACACCAGATGAAGATACGTCTACACGGGCTCGTCTGGCCCGTTCAATGGCAGCCATGCTGGAACAGGCCTTATTGGTCAAAACGGCCGTACCCGCCACCATGCAACTGGTGCACGTGGCGACTGGACGTCTGGACGCTTTTTGGCAATCCAGCAACGTTCTATCAGGTCTGGTAGCTGGAGCGCTTCTGGTGCGCGAGGCCGGTGGCGTAGTGACGGACTGGCATGGCGCGCCGTGGACGCTGGCCAGCTCCGATTTTGTTGCCGCCGCACCAGGTTTGCACACTGCTGCAGTCAAAGTACTACAGCAAGTTGCCTAA
- a CDS encoding GNAT family N-acetyltransferase — MPRLNEFNQSIGDPILQWTPRQAPTPTTLQGQFCRLEPINAKRHGPDLFAALSTAPDDRDWTYLFSEPFATMGALMAYLESIQTSRDPLFFAIVDSKTQTAVGYLTLMRVDPNSGVVEVGNVYYSPLLQRTPAATEVQYMLMKHVFETLGYRRFEWKCDSFNAPSRSAALRLGFTFEGIFRQAVIYKSRSRDTAWFSIIDSEWPVIKAALETWLSEDNFEPDGTQCMSLVDIRQRLVSRIPTGLPTARQ, encoded by the coding sequence ATGCCACGCCTCAATGAATTCAACCAGTCGATCGGTGATCCAATACTCCAATGGACGCCCCGTCAGGCACCAACACCCACCACACTGCAAGGGCAGTTCTGCCGCCTTGAGCCTATCAACGCCAAACGCCATGGTCCCGATCTGTTTGCCGCCCTCTCGACCGCTCCTGATGATCGCGACTGGACGTACCTCTTCAGTGAGCCCTTCGCCACAATGGGGGCTCTAATGGCATATCTGGAATCCATACAAACAAGCCGAGACCCTCTGTTCTTTGCCATCGTTGACAGTAAGACCCAGACTGCCGTGGGTTACCTCACCTTGATGCGTGTCGATCCAAACTCTGGCGTGGTGGAAGTTGGCAACGTCTATTACTCGCCCCTGTTGCAACGGACTCCAGCCGCCACTGAAGTGCAATACATGTTGATGAAGCATGTGTTCGAGACACTCGGCTACCGCCGATTTGAGTGGAAGTGCGACAGCTTCAACGCACCTTCGCGCAGCGCAGCACTGCGTCTCGGTTTCACGTTTGAGGGAATCTTCCGTCAAGCAGTGATCTACAAGAGCCGTTCACGCGACACGGCGTGGTTCTCCATCATTGATAGTGAGTGGCCCGTCATCAAAGCCGCATTGGAAACCTGGCTCTCGGAAGACAATTTTGAGCCGGATGGCACGCAATGCATGTCATTGGTAGACATCCGCCAGAGGCTGGTATCTCGCATTCCCACTGGCCTTCCGACAGCACGGCAGTAA
- a CDS encoding PLP-dependent aminotransferase family protein, translating into MNSQPSLLEAPLDKSSTDPLQRQLCARIKSAIVDGRLPAGVRLPATRVLAQTLAISRNTVSIAYEQLLAEGYVLSDRQGTVVATLRPSVFPHARRHHLPRSEALLSHPNLADRLKSLRPTASVPADLTAFRPGVPALNQFPLAQWRKALDNVTRTDTPYMLNYGDPLGQSALRSAIAEHLALTRGVHCEAAQVVITEGAQEALALCVRLLTNPGDTVWMEDPGYRGAKSAFYAGDVRVRPMRLDTEGLQFTSSDWRNHTPRVVYTTPSHQYPLGNVMSVARRLALIAAAQAHNAWIIEDDYDSEFRLEGAPIGAMQGLVDDAPVLYVGTFSKTMFPALRLGFLVLPTRLLARLESPLRELLRGGHNHEQLAMAQFITSGQFARHLARMRRLYRERQQVLRHALTQHLSVPHSLEGGRCGLHLCVRFDAKYPDTAVAEAARRYGMAPQALSAFALSATPEDNGLVLGYGNTPIETMGSLVSCLRRILHSVELKPNFTG; encoded by the coding sequence ATGAACTCTCAGCCTTCGCTGTTGGAAGCGCCGCTCGACAAAAGCAGCACAGATCCTTTGCAGCGACAACTATGTGCTCGCATCAAGAGTGCCATTGTGGACGGGCGCCTACCTGCGGGTGTGCGCTTGCCGGCCACGCGGGTCCTCGCACAAACTCTAGCCATATCTCGCAATACTGTCAGCATTGCATATGAACAGTTACTGGCTGAAGGCTATGTGTTGTCCGATCGCCAAGGCACGGTAGTTGCTACGCTACGCCCTTCTGTGTTCCCACACGCGCGTCGTCATCACCTGCCCCGCAGCGAGGCCCTACTTTCACATCCAAATCTGGCCGATCGTCTAAAGAGCCTGCGCCCCACAGCATCAGTGCCGGCCGACTTGACCGCCTTCCGCCCGGGCGTGCCTGCACTCAATCAGTTTCCGCTGGCGCAATGGCGCAAGGCTTTGGACAACGTCACTCGCACTGACACACCCTACATGCTCAATTACGGTGACCCGTTGGGGCAAAGTGCACTGCGCTCTGCGATTGCCGAACATTTGGCGCTTACTCGGGGCGTGCACTGTGAAGCAGCCCAGGTGGTCATAACCGAAGGAGCGCAAGAAGCACTGGCGTTGTGCGTGCGCTTGCTTACCAATCCGGGTGACACGGTTTGGATGGAGGACCCGGGCTATCGGGGTGCTAAGTCCGCTTTCTACGCTGGTGATGTTCGCGTACGTCCCATGCGACTGGACACTGAGGGCTTGCAGTTCACCAGCAGTGACTGGCGCAATCACACGCCGCGGGTGGTCTACACAACGCCATCGCATCAATACCCTCTGGGCAACGTGATGTCGGTGGCGCGCAGACTTGCGCTGATAGCAGCAGCGCAAGCGCACAACGCATGGATTATTGAAGACGACTACGACAGCGAGTTTCGGTTGGAGGGCGCACCCATAGGTGCCATGCAAGGTCTGGTGGATGACGCCCCAGTGCTATACGTGGGCACGTTTTCGAAAACTATGTTCCCCGCCTTGCGCTTAGGATTCTTGGTCTTACCCACGCGATTGCTCGCAAGGTTGGAATCGCCTTTGCGCGAACTGCTTCGCGGTGGCCACAACCACGAACAGTTAGCGATGGCGCAGTTCATCACATCCGGCCAATTTGCGCGCCATCTGGCCCGCATGCGCCGCTTGTACAGAGAGCGCCAGCAAGTCCTTCGGCATGCGCTTACACAACACTTGAGTGTGCCGCACAGTCTAGAGGGAGGGCGTTGCGGATTGCATCTTTGCGTACGATTTGATGCGAAGTACCCTGATACAGCTGTCGCAGAAGCCGCTCGGCGCTACGGTATGGCGCCGCAAGCTTTGTCTGCATTCGCGCTCTCAGCCACACCAGAAGACAACGGGCTGGTTTTAGGTTACGGCAACACGCCGATTGAGACCATGGGCTCGTTGGTATCTTGCTTGCGACGAATACTTCACAGTGTCGAATTGAAGCCAAATTTCACTGGCTAG